Within Rhinolophus ferrumequinum isolate MPI-CBG mRhiFer1 chromosome 26, mRhiFer1_v1.p, whole genome shotgun sequence, the genomic segment GCAGGCTGGGCATGTCCAGGATGGCAAGGTGCGGCCCTGAAGACACAGACATCGGGTCTAGAGCCGTGTGACGAGGTAGCAGGTGCGGTGGGAGGCAGAAAGACTCCTGGTGACGGCACAGGGAGGTGTGGGAGGCCTGCTGAGACACAGACCACAGTGCTAGGACAGGGGGCCTCGCACCCACTGCCCTGCTCCTGCCTCCGCCCTTCTGGATCTGAACTTTGCCCTCTGGACTGTACCTGCCCCTCCTCCCTTGACCTCAGGGAGCCATTTCTTGTTACCTGGGGCCCAAGCTGAGATGGGGCACTTCATTTCGATGGCTGCCCATCCCTTCCTGAAGCTGTAGGAGGAGGGACAGGGtcagaggaggggaggggtccTCCAAGGACCAGCCAAGGTCGCTGCTCACCCCTCCCTGCCACTCTGTTTTTCTCCCCAGCTAGGCAGGGATGGTGTTCTAGGCTtgggtgtggggggggagggctgGAACACTCAGATAGAGATggcaggggaggaagaggaggttgTTACCAGATTGGTGCTGGAGTGCTTTTGGGAGCGCTTTCGGTTCCAGAAGTATCCCAGGACCCTGTCTCGGAATACCTGGGAGCAAGCAGTGAGGCAGGTGGCCACCTTCCACCCTGCCCTGGGGCCTGTGGctgtttccccctcccccagctgaggccccCGGCCCACCTCACAGAGGTAGTCCAGGATCTCAAGGATGGTGAGCAGGCTGGCCCCGATGAAGAGCcccatctggcccccaatgtcgCCTGTGGACACCCAGGCACCGTCAGTCAGTCAGCGCACAGCCACGTGCtgtgcccacccctcccccaccccaggtgcGCGCGCACACACCAAGCAGCTCTGACACCTCATAGGCCTTCTTCTGCTCCACTGTCTCGTAGTTGAGGGCCTCAAAGAAGATGTCTAGTACCAGCACGTTGTCCCTGGAGGAAAAGAGGCGGGATGTTCACTGGACAGCCCCCGGTGCCAACTGCTGGCGGCAAACAGGTGATCATTCTTTAGGCTCTGACTCCTTTCAAGAGCCCCAGGAGGGGCGTCACCGCCCCGTTTTGCAGAAGACACAGCTTCAGAGAGGTTAGGCAGCTTGTCCAGAGTCCTAGGGCCCGGTGATGACGTGCAGACTGGTGTCCCACCCAGGTGTGAGAAGGAAGACTCGGCCAGGGGAAGGGtgtccaccccacccccggccGCCCCAGCTCACGCGATGTAGGCCTCGCTGCGGTTGTATTTCCGGGCCAGGTAGCGGGTGGCAGGGCGGCTCGGCATCCGCACCATGGAGAGCTCCTTGGCGTAGCGCGTGCTGGCGCACGGGTTGGGGCAGGTGCACGCGTCCTTCCGCAGCATGGCATCTGCGGGCCACAGTTGCCCGGGTCAGGGCTGTCCGCCGCCGGGTGGGGGTAACAGGCCGAACCGGGTAGGGACGGTATGGGATGCGGGGAGGCTTGCCCCTTACCCAGCGCGGGGTTGGCGCAATCCTTGTACTGCTGGGGGCTGCACACGGGAGCGCCACCTGCTGGGGGGGGACAGTTTCAGGGAGGCCTCCCAGGCTCTGGGCCCCTCCCCATCCGACCCCTCTTTGGCTCCCCAGCCCTTTACCTGGCATATGCATCATTCGGCAGCCGCATTTCCGAGCCACGTAGCGGGTCTCACAGGCCAGGCGACACCCCATTAGACTATAGGGAGGCCTGGGGCCTGGAGTGGGGCCGGGGGCACCCAGGGGATCAGAGGGTTCGGAGTCAAAGTCGGGGTCCAGAGATCTCGAGCTGCAGTCGCCCCAGGGCGCTGGCAGGAAGCTCAGCTTTAGAGGGACTGGTTAAGGATGCTTCGGGACAAGCGGGGCACCCCGGGAGAATGTGATCAGTCGCTGGGGAATAGAGGCTCCTGGGTCTGAAGAACTGGGGGGTTGGGGTCTGAGGTGGTGTGAGCTGATGGAGCGGGTTGAGAcccttggggggaggggagtttggAAGTGCAGGGGAGGATACTTGCTGCTGCTGGCAGGACACAAAAGTCTGGTAGCCAGGGGCCACCCCAAAGCCCAGCTGGTCGATGATGGGTGGCTCCTCCTGGCTGTGGATCTGCACTCGGATTCCCACCTCAAATGGGGTCTCCTCTGTGGAGGAAGAGGGACCTAAGACCTGGGTCCCAGGAGCTCCCCTGCTGCAGCCCCTTCTCGAGGACGATGCAGGGccaaccccacccaccccctctcACAAGGAAGGACGGCCTTAGGTCCCACCCCAGCACCTCCTCTGCTCCCCAGAGATGTCTGCACCCCATTGGTGCCCCACTCCAGCCACCCCACGCGCACCCTCATACCCACGTCCTTCCACACGGGCAGGTACTCATCCTCCTGCACGTCCAGCATGACCTCCAGCCCATTGCCCGCGCCGCCCTTGGGGGTGGTGAGAAGCTCTGCCCCATTGGCGCCAGAGTTGAAGGTGTAGCACTGACCCATCCGGGTGAAGATCTGGGGGTGGGCAGACAGGGGCAGACTTCACCAGGGGACAGGAAGCCCCGCCAGCCAAACAGGGCCGTGGGacccatcccctccccaccccctctttgTCGTCTCTTCTTTGAACACTGAGACCCACATCTCAATGGCCCCGCCCTGCCCTCATTCAAGCACATGTAGTTGGACCCTCATGGCTCCCATTACTCcaactcttccttcctctccacccccagcacAGGGCACAGCAACTTTCTTTGGAGACTGGGGTAAAAGTCAGTGGATCCCATTGCCCTCCTCCAGGACTGGCAGAAGGttgaagaggcagagagaaaaccaGCCCCTACCTTGGCAGGGAGAGCGGTCTTTTGCCCTAGAACAGTCCCACTAGctcacccccccgccccaggATCAGGGTCTCCACAGATCAGACCCGGGGcctggagacagcctgggtgagTGTCCCATGCTGGTAGGTGTGACCTTGCAGGTCAGCTGAGTGACAGAGAGAACCCCATGGAGGACAGTTTCCTGGGCTGAACAGAAAGGcactggtggggtgggggcctgtGGCCTGGCTGGGAAGGAAAGGGTCTCAGGTATGGGTCTTAAGGTTCCCTGGCTTTGGGGGAGCCTGGGCTGGCAAGGCTGGGGATGGTGGGTCCTCGGCAGGGATGGCTGGCACTCCTGGGTCCCCGGCAGGACAGGTCAGGTGGCCAGCTCACCGCGGTGAAGTTCTCCGGCCCGCACGGTTGGCCGCGGTAGCGGCAGTCCAGCAGCATGTCCTCCAGCGTGTGCCCTGCCCGGGCATAGAGTCGGGCCATGTCGAAGGTGGGACTGGGCATAAAGCCGGGTGACGTGGGGGGCCGGCCCAGGGCGCGCAGGAAGGCGGCGTGCTCGGCGGGCTCCAGGCCCAGCAGCGCTGGCCCAGCCCAGTGCAGGTCGTTGGGTGTGAGGCGTGAGCGGCGCAGTGGGTTGATGTTGCACAGGGTGACAGCCGGGAAGGTGAGCTGGTGGCTCTCACGCTCGTCCAGGGCTGTCTCATGGTGGAACTCCCCGTAGTAACGCACCCTCTCTGCCACCTGGTAGAGGAAGGCAGCCAGCGACAGGAGCACAGCCACAGCCCACAGCCCCCGGCGCGGGGTCAGGCTCCCCGGGCCGAAGACATGGCCCAGCCCGTGCAGTGTGCAGCTGCTGGCGAACACGCGGATGTCTGAGGCGGGCCGCCGGGCCTCCTCCGGCCCTGAGGGGGTCTTCATGGCCGGAGCCGAGGTGGGGGGACTgagagggctgggggtggtgaCCAGGTGGCAGGGGCTTAGAAGGAAGAGAGGGTCGGTCCCAGGGCCTGGCCAGGCAGGGGGTCACTGCAGGTGCCAGGCGAGGACCCGAGAGGTAGAGGAGAGGAGCCAAGCCcgagagggaggtggggaagcaCTGGCCTGGCTGCCTTGTGTTCGGTGGCCTGGAGGGTCTGGCTGGCCTGGACCAGAAGCAGGCTCTGGCTCCTCGGGCCGGTGCTGGGCTGGGGTCTCCGTAGCAGAAAGCAGGTAGGGTGCGGCTGGCCTGGCAAGCAGGGCAGTCTGCTGCTCTGCTGAGCCAAGCTGCCGCAGAGGATTGGGTTTCAGCAGTGAGGGGGTAAGGGGGCTGGCAGAGcagcctggggggcgggggaggtccCTGGAGCCCCAGGCTGAGCCATTAGTGCAGCATGGGGGGTGCCATGGCTGTGGAGACCAGAGGCGCCAGCAGGAAACCACAGTAACCCCGGTAGGGCTTGGGGGGAGCCCAGAGACAGTTGGGGCTGGGGTACCCTCAGGGCCTCCAGATTCCCGGCTGCAGCCCCTGTGTATAGAGCTGGGAGTCAGTCACTGGCCCttggcccagcccctccctcctcccgtCTCCTCCCTTCCCACTAACTTCACCAGGGTTATTGTTCTTTCACAAAGAGCGGAGTTGGCGCCTGACCAGACTGGAAGGTGGTGGGGAGTTTGGCATTGGCCACCTCCGCCTTCTGAGCCCCCACGTCCCAGCCTACACCAACAGCCAGGGCCTCTGCCGGTCCCACGTCCCAGGGGTCGATCTCTTGAGTGACCCTCtttcccactccccactccacACCCAGGCCCATCTGTCTGGGAGGTTGGCTTCTACCACAATGATTGTGGGCTCACTTGCCACCCTCCCAGGTAACATGGGGTACCCCCCCGCCACTCCCAGGTATAACACAGGTGCCCACCTGGTACCCAGGTGTGACATGGTGTCTCTCCCAGGTAACATGGTCCGGCTTCTAACACGGATGCCCTCTCACTTCAcatcttttttcacttaacatgttcTGGGGACCACAGGATATCCAGTACCTGGAAAACATCCCCAGTTTTAAATGGCTGCATAccattccactgtgtggatgcACTCTGTTATGTCACCATGCTCCTATGATGGACCCTGAGGGTTTCCAGTCTCCCATTACAGACAACAGTGTTCCCAGCGATATTGCATAACTGTAACTGCCAGAAACAGGACTGCTGGGTCAAGAGGCAACTGCCTGGGTCATTTGCTACATGCCACAAAATTCCTGGCCGTAGGAGTTACAGCGTTTTACACTCCCGGCCGTCACACGGGAGTGTGCCTATTTTGCGTGGGGCTTTTCTAAAGGAAGACACTGTACCCCTACACAGGCTGGGGGGCCCTGGGCCAGTGCCTAGTATGGTGTGACAACACTGGCCTCGAGAGGACAGAGCTGGCCCATCTGAAGATGCTTCAAAGGACCCAGGACGACGGTCCTCAAGGCCCGCTCATGTTTGGTTAATGCTCACCTCTCCCCACCTCGTATGTCAGGAAGGGGGAGACAGGTGCCCACGGTGGGCCGGAGGGAAAGCAGGTTTATCTCCATCAATTTACTTACTGAAGTGTTTCTACTCCGTCTCCCTCCATGAAGCATTGGAGGCCGCCAGGTTCACGCTGGTGGTTTCTTGGCTGTGAGTAGCAGAAACAACAAAGCTCGCCAACCAAACACCATCACAGTGCTGCAACCGCCTGCCCAGCTGTCTGCCCTCGCGAGACTGCAGCCATCACAGGGCAGGGGCTGTTCTCATCCCTATCTTGGGCACAGTGACACAACAGGTGTGTAATGAACACGCTTTGGACAGAGTGAGTGGATGACGTGGTTTATTGCACAGATGTGACCACCTCTGAGGCTGCAGCATTGTGACTTTTCAGTACTTGACCACAGATTATCCCATTTAAGCTCTTAAAACAAGTTTTCAAGATTAAGCACAGCCAGGCTTAAGATCCACCTTGAACAGCTGCAGGAGCCAAGGTCGAGGTTACGGAGACACAGGGCCCGTGGCACAGCCTTCAGGCTGAAGGCCAGTCACGGATCTCACTAATTCCCTAGTTGGGCTGGGCGGGAGGCAGGATTCGGAGGCCGCGCTGAGGGGGAAAGAAGAGACCTAGAATCTGGTGTCAGAGGCTGGGGGAGCAGGAACTGGTTCTCCcaagggaggggctgggcaggccAGCGTGGACTTGGCCAGGGCGCTGAGGCCAGCTCTTGGCTGCACTAGGAGGTGTTTAGTGGCAAAGCCGCCCAGCGCCTGCCCCATGCTCTGCCTCCTGGGCCGAGGCTGCCCTAGGATATGACCTCTGATCAGTCAGGAAGTGGGGCAGCAAAGCAGGGTGGCTGTGGCCCTGGAGTACTTTGGGTGGTTTGTCCCCAAAGTGGCATCTGGTCCTAAACCACACCCAGAAGAGGTAGTGGGGTCTCCCATACAGATCCTGCACTCACACCTGAGCCACTGCTACCTCTTCCAGGCTGGCCTCCAGCTGTAGCCAACTCTGCTCTCCTGCCATTGCTGCTACCCCTCGAAACATGGCCTCACCCTTCTGTGCCACATGATCAATCCAAAATCCTTGGCTGGCATTGAATTCCGATACAGGGCACAGGTAATTCCTCTTCCCACCGTAGGGAGCAGGGTTCAGTGGGGCCTTCAGCCTGGACATGGCTGTGAAGGGTAAGGGTGCCTGGTGGGAGGTGACGTGGGCAGAACATAGGCGGGAGGGGTGAGCGTCTCTGGGAGTCCACGAAGGCTGGTGGCAAATCCTGGCTACTCACAGGTCCTCCGAAGCCGATGGAAGCCGGTCCCACCTCACTCACAGCTTTAGGGCCAGAGGCTCATGCCATGGGGGCAGGTGGCCAGTCCTTTTTCAAGGTGAGGCTCTGGTCCCATCCTCCATGCTCTGGCAGTGACGGCTCCTCCTCGGACTGGTTTTGTATTTTGCCAATACGAGGGGCTTAGCATTAACCCTTCCCGAATGGCTTGGTGACCTTGGTGACTGTTGGCACTATGTGCCCCGCGGCTGGAGTTTGGGCTGTGTCCCAAATgccttctctgtccccttccAAGCTGGTGTCTTCACAATGAAGGGGGCTGCCCACAAACTGGCCACGTGACAGACTCGGGGTTGGGGAGGCGGGGCAGTGGTGAGACCGCCAGGCTGGACCACAGAGCACTTGCGGCCCCTTCCTCCTCCCGGGGGCTGCGGCCTATTAGGCATCTGTCCCATTGGGATGACGGGAGGGCGAACTCTAGAAATAAGGACCGTGTGAAGGAAGAGAAATTGTTCTGAGGATGGGGACTGTGGGTTCAAGGGGTTGGCCCAAGGGGTGAGCTCCTTCTCCCAGGGCCACGAGAGACGGTGGGGAAAGAGGGGTGTCAGGAGCCAGCCTGGGAAAGTGAGGTCCTGGCACGGGTGTGGGGAAGAACCCCGGTGAGAATTTCCTACCACTCCCTGACCCTGGGTGTGCTCTCCGGAGCTGGGGCCTGGGTGCCTTTAGGCTGTCAGGTAGAGGAGAGACTCCGCAGTTTCCgagaggggctgggggaggtctgggcagagggagggaacAGAGCAAGGACCTGGGGACTGTGCCTCTTCCCTTGTGCAGACCAATGACTCAGTGGCTCTGGCAGGAGGGTGGCAGCCTGGCGGCAGGAGAGGGAGTAGATGGGAGCAATCCCGACCTCCTCCGAGCCCAGCGCTTGGCTGGGGTTTTATTGGGAGGACAGCCACAGCCCAGCACGCTGGCCCTGCTGGGGACTCAGTCCCTGGCCCCAGGCTTTGACGCTCAGCAGTGACCAGACTGCAGGGGGCTGCTCTCAGGAATTGGGGTGGTGGTTCCTGGGGCGTCCGGGGGCCCCAGGAGGTGGGCCATCCACGGCCTGTCTGCGGATGAGCTCGGCATACAGCCCACCTTTCCTCAGGAGCTCTTCATGGGTCCCGgcctggagaggaaggaggggcagatGGTCACCTGACAGAGCTCAGAGTTCAGGGCCCGAATAGGGTTGGCTTTGTATCCGCTGTTGGGGTCACTGTCACCTAAGCCAGCGTCCCTTCTGAGGACACTGTGACACAAAGGCACAATTGGTTACAGATGCCACTGGCGCATCTGTATTTGTAAGCGCCACCTCCCTGCTTAGGGGGATGTCGGAAGAGCAGCTGAGTCCCTTACAGAGCCCAGATTCCAGCTCATAGTCCAGGGTCCCTCGTGAAGCCCTTGAGCTTTTGCTGGAACAAGtggctggggggctgggagccaggcccCACACGGACTCTAAGC encodes:
- the ASIC3 gene encoding acid-sensing ion channel 3 isoform X2 is translated as MKTPSGPEEARRPASDIRVFASSCTLHGLGHVFGPGSLTPRRGLWAVAVLLSLAAFLYQVAERVRYYGEFHHETALDERESHQLTFPAVTLCNINPLRRSRLTPNDLHWAGPALLGLEPAEHAAFLRALGRPPTSPGFMPSPTFDMARLYARAGHTLEDMLLDCRYRGQPCGPENFTAIFTRMGQCYTFNSGANGAELLTTPKGGAGNGLEVMLDVQEDEYLPVWKDVEETPFEVGIRVQIHSQEEPPIIDQLGFGVAPGYQTFVSCQQQQLSFLPAPWGDCSSRSLDPDFDSEPSDPLGAPGPTPGPRPPYSLMGCRLACETRYVARKCGCRMMHMPGGAPVCSPQQYKDCANPALDAMLRKDACTCPNPCASTRYAKELSMVRMPSRPATRYLARKYNRSEAYIADNVLVLDIFFEALNYETVEQKKAYEVSELLGDIGGQMGLFIGASLLTILEILDYLCEVFRDRVLGYFWNRKRSQKHSSTNLASHTSLCRHQESFCLPPHLLPRHTALDPMSVSSGPHLAILDMPSLHITLLSSPQ
- the ASIC3 gene encoding acid-sensing ion channel 3 isoform X1, translated to MKTPSGPEEARRPASDIRVFASSCTLHGLGHVFGPGSLTPRRGLWAVAVLLSLAAFLYQVAERVRYYGEFHHETALDERESHQLTFPAVTLCNINPLRRSRLTPNDLHWAGPALLGLEPAEHAAFLRALGRPPTSPGFMPSPTFDMARLYARAGHTLEDMLLDCRYRGQPCGPENFTAIFTRMGQCYTFNSGANGAELLTTPKGGAGNGLEVMLDVQEDEYLPVWKDVEETPFEVGIRVQIHSQEEPPIIDQLGFGVAPGYQTFVSCQQQQLSFLPAPWGDCSSRSLDPDFDSEPSDPLGAPGPTPGPRPPYSLMGCRLACETRYVARKCGCRMMHMPAGGAPVCSPQQYKDCANPALDAMLRKDACTCPNPCASTRYAKELSMVRMPSRPATRYLARKYNRSEAYIADNVLVLDIFFEALNYETVEQKKAYEVSELLGDIGGQMGLFIGASLLTILEILDYLCEVFRDRVLGYFWNRKRSQKHSSTNLASHTSLCRHQESFCLPPHLLPRHTALDPMSVSSGPHLAILDMPSLHITLLSSPQ
- the ASIC3 gene encoding acid-sensing ion channel 3 isoform X4; translation: MKTPSGPEEARRPASDIRVFASSCTLHGLGHVFGPGSLTPRRGLWAVAVLLSLAAFLYQVAERVRYYGEFHHETALDERESHQLTFPAVTLCNINPLRRSRLTPNDLHWAGPALLGLEPAEHAAFLRALGRPPTSPGFMPSPTFDMARLYARAGHTLEDMLLDCRYRGQPCGPENFTAIFTRMGQCYTFNSGANGAELLTTPKGGAGNGLEVMLDVQEDEYLPVWKDVEETPFEVGIRVQIHSQEEPPIIDQLGFGVAPGYQTFVSCQQQQLSFLPAPWGDCSSRSLDPDFDSEPSDPLGAPGPTPGPRPPYSLMGCRLACETRYVARKCGCRMMHMPGGAPVCSPQQYKDCANPALDAMLRKDACTCPNPCASTRYAKELSMVRMPSRPATRYLARKYNRSEAYIADNVLVLDIFFEALNYETVEQKKAYEVSELLGDIGGQMGLFIGASLLTILEILDYLCEVFRDRVLGYFWNRKRSQKHSSTNLLQEGMGSHRNEVPHLSLGPSRPPTPPCAVTRSLSASHRTCYLVTRL
- the ASIC3 gene encoding acid-sensing ion channel 3 isoform X6, with product MKTPSGPEEARRPASDIRVFASSCTLHGLGHVFGPGSLTPRRGLWAVAVLLSLAAFLYQVAERVRYYGEFHHETALDERESHQLTFPAVTLCNINPLRRSRLTPNDLHWAGPALLGLEPAEHAAFLRALGRPPTSPGFMPSPTFDMARLYARAGHTLEDMLLDCRYRGQPCGPENFTAIFTRMGQCYTFNSGANGAELLTTPKGGAGNGLEVMLDVQEDEYLPVWKDVEETPFEVGIRVQIHSQEEPPIIDQLGFGVAPGYQTFVSCQQQQLSFLPAPWGDCSSRSLDPDFDSEPSDPLGAPGPTPGPRPPYSLMGCRLACETRYVARKCGCRMMHMPGGAPVCSPQQYKDCANPALDAMLRKDACTCPNPCASTRYAKELSMVRMPSRPATRYLARKYNRSEAYIADNVLVLDIFFEALNYETVEQKKAYEVSELLGDIGGQMGLFIGASLLTILEILDYLCEVFRDRVLGYFWNRKRSQKHSSTNLLQEGMGSHRNEVPHLSLGPRPPTPPCAVTRSLSASHRTCYLVTRL
- the ASIC3 gene encoding acid-sensing ion channel 3 isoform X7, whose amino-acid sequence is MKTPSGPEEARRPASDIRVFASSCTLHGLGHVFGPGSLTPRRGLWAVAVLLSLAAFLYQVAERVRYYGEFHHETALDERESHQLTFPAVTLCNINPLRRSRLTPNDLHWAGPALLGLEPAEHAAFLRALGRPPTSPGFMPSPTFDMARLYARAGHTLEDMLLDCRYRGQPCGPENFTAIFTRMGQCYTFNSGANGAELLTTPKGGAGNGLEVMLDVQEDEYLPVWKDVEETPFEVGIRVQIHSQEEPPIIDQLGFGVAPGYQTFVSCQQQQLSFLPAPWGDCSSRSLDPDFDSEPSDPLGAPGPTPGPRPPYSLMGCRLACETRYVARKCGCRMMHMPAGGAPVCSPQQYKDCANPALDAMLRKDACTCPNPCASTRYAKELSMVRMPSRPATRYLARKYNRSEAYIADNVLVLDIFFEALNYETVEQKKAYEATLGARWGSSSGPACSPSLRSWTTSVRYSETGSWDTSGTESAPKSTPAPIWPPTPPCAVTRSLSASHRTCYLVTRL
- the ASIC3 gene encoding acid-sensing ion channel 3 isoform X5 encodes the protein MKTPSGPEEARRPASDIRVFASSCTLHGLGHVFGPGSLTPRRGLWAVAVLLSLAAFLYQVAERVRYYGEFHHETALDERESHQLTFPAVTLCNINPLRRSRLTPNDLHWAGPALLGLEPAEHAAFLRALGRPPTSPGFMPSPTFDMARLYARAGHTLEDMLLDCRYRGQPCGPENFTAIFTRMGQCYTFNSGANGAELLTTPKGGAGNGLEVMLDVQEDEYLPVWKDVEETPFEVGIRVQIHSQEEPPIIDQLGFGVAPGYQTFVSCQQQQLSFLPAPWGDCSSRSLDPDFDSEPSDPLGAPGPTPGPRPPYSLMGCRLACETRYVARKCGCRMMHMPAGGAPVCSPQQYKDCANPALDAMLRKDACTCPNPCASTRYAKELSMVRMPSRPATRYLARKYNRSEAYIADNVLVLDIFFEALNYETVEQKKAYEVSELLGDIGGQMGLFIGASLLTILEILDYLCEVFRDRVLGYFWNRKRSQKHSSTNLLQEGMGSHRNEVPHLSLGPRPPTPPCAVTRSLSASHRTCYLVTRL
- the ASIC3 gene encoding acid-sensing ion channel 3 isoform X3, whose product is MKTPSGPEEARRPASDIRVFASSCTLHGLGHVFGPGSLTPRRGLWAVAVLLSLAAFLYQVAERVRYYGEFHHETALDERESHQLTFPAVTLCNINPLRRSRLTPNDLHWAGPALLGLEPAEHAAFLRALGRPPTSPGFMPSPTFDMARLYARAGHTLEDMLLDCRYRGQPCGPENFTAIFTRMGQCYTFNSGANGAELLTTPKGGAGNGLEVMLDVQEDEYLPVWKDVEETPFEVGIRVQIHSQEEPPIIDQLGFGVAPGYQTFVSCQQQQLSFLPAPWGDCSSRSLDPDFDSEPSDPLGAPGPTPGPRPPYSLMGCRLACETRYVARKCGCRMMHMPAGGAPVCSPQQYKDCANPALDAMLRKDACTCPNPCASTRYAKELSMVRMPSRPATRYLARKYNRSEAYIADNVLVLDIFFEALNYETVEQKKAYEVSELLGDIGGQMGLFIGASLLTILEILDYLCEVFRDRVLGYFWNRKRSQKHSSTNLLQEGMGSHRNEVPHLSLGPSRPPTPPCAVTRSLSASHRTCYLVTRL